The Roseimicrobium gellanilyticum genome contains a region encoding:
- the atzF gene encoding allophanate hydrolase encodes MTSSPIPDLSLTTLLADYRSGKTTPREVVRAAFDLAQKADPAIWISRPDWSVVDELLTALEKQDPASLPLYGIPFAIKDNIDWDALPTTSACPTYSYQPKKSAFVVEKLIAAGAIPLGKTNLDQFATGLVGVRSPYGVPQNAFNAEYIPGGSSSGSAVAVALGMASFSLGTDTAGSGRVPASFNNLVGWKPTRGLLSSSGLVPACRTLDCISVFALSVADASTVADVVSEFDRADAYARPYVASQRPWDPASIVIGVPKPEQRDFFGDADAQKLYEASIARAESLGWRIREIDLQPFLDAARLLYEGPWVAERYSVIPDLIEKTPEALYPTTLQIIEGGAKPNAVAAFTSQYHLAELKRASEAVWSEVDAIITPTAGTIYKVSEVLAEPIKLNSNLGKYTNYMNLLDLCAWAVPAGFLGNGLPWGITLFSPAFEDKRLAVLAAAMHAKSDLPVGKLAVSSSTLPPAPSPTEPAAKPWMKIAVCGAHMEGLPLNHQLTSRGGRLVRTGSTTPDYRLYRVPGAGSIPDRPGLVRVTEGGTAIALEVWELPEDTVGSFVNAVPPPLGFGKVQLEDGTKVFGFLCESIALHPEEEITSFGGWRDWMKGRSS; translated from the coding sequence ATGACTTCCTCCCCGATTCCGGACCTTTCCCTCACCACCCTCCTCGCCGACTACCGCTCAGGAAAGACCACGCCTCGCGAGGTCGTACGCGCTGCGTTTGACCTCGCGCAGAAGGCGGACCCCGCCATCTGGATCTCCCGTCCAGACTGGAGCGTGGTGGATGAACTCCTCACTGCGCTGGAGAAGCAAGACCCTGCGTCGCTGCCTCTCTATGGCATTCCCTTTGCCATCAAGGACAACATCGACTGGGATGCCCTGCCCACCACTTCCGCTTGTCCTACGTATAGCTACCAGCCGAAGAAATCTGCCTTCGTGGTGGAGAAGCTGATTGCTGCGGGAGCCATCCCTCTGGGCAAGACAAACCTCGACCAGTTTGCCACGGGCCTCGTCGGCGTGCGCTCGCCGTATGGCGTGCCTCAGAATGCATTCAATGCGGAATATATCCCTGGTGGCTCCAGCTCCGGCTCTGCGGTAGCTGTGGCGCTGGGCATGGCGAGCTTCAGCCTCGGCACGGACACGGCAGGTTCGGGGCGCGTGCCAGCTTCGTTTAACAACCTTGTGGGATGGAAACCCACCCGTGGCCTGCTGAGTTCCTCGGGTCTCGTGCCTGCATGCCGAACGCTGGATTGCATCTCTGTCTTCGCACTCTCCGTGGCGGATGCTTCGACAGTCGCCGATGTGGTTTCCGAGTTTGATCGTGCTGATGCTTATGCGCGTCCCTATGTGGCCTCGCAAAGGCCATGGGATCCGGCATCCATTGTCATCGGTGTGCCGAAGCCCGAGCAGCGTGACTTCTTTGGTGATGCCGATGCGCAGAAACTGTATGAGGCCTCCATCGCCCGCGCAGAGTCTTTGGGCTGGCGCATTCGCGAAATCGACTTGCAACCCTTCCTCGATGCCGCGCGCCTGCTCTATGAAGGCCCTTGGGTTGCGGAACGCTACTCGGTGATTCCCGACTTGATCGAGAAGACGCCGGAAGCGCTTTATCCCACCACGCTGCAAATCATCGAAGGTGGTGCCAAACCGAATGCCGTGGCGGCGTTCACCTCACAGTACCATCTCGCGGAACTCAAGCGCGCCTCAGAAGCTGTGTGGTCCGAAGTGGACGCGATTATCACGCCGACGGCTGGCACCATCTACAAGGTCTCCGAAGTGCTGGCCGAGCCCATCAAGCTCAACTCCAACCTCGGCAAGTACACGAACTACATGAACCTGCTGGACCTCTGCGCTTGGGCAGTGCCCGCGGGGTTCCTGGGCAATGGACTGCCGTGGGGCATCACGCTTTTCTCGCCAGCTTTTGAAGACAAGCGACTGGCCGTGCTCGCAGCCGCGATGCATGCGAAGAGCGACCTTCCCGTGGGCAAGCTTGCCGTGAGCAGCAGCACTCTTCCCCCAGCCCCTTCACCCACGGAGCCGGCCGCAAAGCCTTGGATGAAGATTGCGGTATGCGGCGCGCACATGGAAGGCCTGCCGCTCAATCACCAGCTCACCTCACGCGGTGGGCGCCTGGTGCGCACCGGCAGCACTACCCCGGACTATCGTCTCTATCGCGTACCCGGCGCGGGCAGCATCCCCGACCGCCCCGGCCTCGTCCGGGTGACGGAAGGCGGCACCGCCATCGCTCTCGAAGTTTGGGAATTGCCCGAGGACACCGTCGGCTCGTTTGTGAACGCAGTGCCACCGCCATTGGGCTTCGGCAAAGTACAGCTCGAAGACGGCACCAAAGTTTTCGGCTTCCTCTGCGAGTCCATCGCGTTGCACCCCGAAGAAGAAATCACTTCGTTCGGTGGCTGGCGGGACTGGATGAAGGGTCGGAGCAGTTAG
- the uca gene encoding urea carboxylase: MFSKVLIANRGEIACRVIRTLKKLGVKSVAVYSEADRDAPHVAMADEAYLLGPAQVAASYLNQERLLEVIAESGAQAVHPGYGLLSENAGFAEACEKSGVAFIGPTPAQMRAFGLKHTAREHAIACKVPLVPGTGLLSNAAEAIDEAELIGYPVMLKSTAGGGGIGMRRCDDAESLRNAFESVVRQGTASFGDGGVFIEKFVVNARHIEVQIFGDGFGGVIALGERDCSTQRRNQKVIEETPAPGLDDEKRRNLWDAAVRLAKSVNYRSAGTVEFVYDADTGKFFFLEVNTRLQVEHTVTEEVTGFDLVEWMIRIAAGDDMKIEDIYIARYGCAMQARVYAEDPNKDFQPSCGVLTHVSLPEEYVRCDGWVSAGTEVTPFYDPLLVKIIVHGENREDARARLIAALEASRLAGIETNLAYLKQIAESELFKEGRMTTRALGGFDYRPRTVDVLAAGTMTTVQDYPGRLGYWEVGVPPSGAMDPLSLRMANRLVGNNEEKAGLEITVSGPTLKFNTDSRVALTGAAMPVEVDGVAVESWRPIDIKAGQTLKIGAAKGAGCRAYLAVQGGFDVPLYLGSRSTFTLGNVGGHAGRALRLGDVLALGSINQATEALADEEALSNRAKALANLFSLASRHTPTSGGERLWHLGVLYGPHGAPEFFVPEDMEVFFTTEWEVHYNSARTGVRLIGPKPKWARPDGGEAGLHPSNIHDNAYGVGSVDFTGDMPILLGPDGPSLGGFVCPAVIVQAELWKLGQLKPGDKVCFCKLAEEEARLLQEQQETLIATLKLESPVEPGRTEPEEIPHTTAVLRTITAEGDRPEIVYRPSGDCYLLVEFGPLVLDIQLRFWAHAIYLALVRRDHPDILDLTPGIRSLQIHFDNQDLTLNAVIDLVEEVRQNLPSMDQMEVPSRIVHLPLSWDDPATREAIQKYTQSVRPDAPWCPSNIEFIRRINGLESLDEVQRIVLGASYLVMGLGDVYLGAPVATPLDPRHRLVTTKYNPARTWTPENAVGIGGAYLCIYGMEGPGGYQFVGRTIQMWNRFRVTQSFEKGKPWLLRFFDQVRFYLVSADELQQLRRDFPQGRYTPRIEETTFKLSDYHEFLRREDVSIREFKEKQQRAFDEERQRWAAAGLNVASASETGPIEETADFVLEDGHEAIQSPVNGSLWKLLVAEGDRVESGQTVALVEAMKMEIHVHTPVAGLVSSVLVRESQSVSPGQTLLAIAP; this comes from the coding sequence ATGTTTAGCAAGGTTTTGATCGCCAATCGTGGCGAAATCGCCTGCCGTGTGATTCGCACGCTCAAGAAGCTGGGCGTGAAGTCGGTCGCTGTGTATTCCGAAGCGGACCGCGATGCTCCGCATGTGGCCATGGCGGATGAAGCCTACCTTCTGGGCCCGGCTCAGGTGGCCGCGAGTTACCTCAATCAAGAAAGACTGCTGGAGGTCATCGCCGAGAGCGGTGCGCAGGCCGTGCACCCCGGCTATGGTCTGCTCAGTGAGAACGCGGGCTTCGCTGAGGCTTGCGAAAAGTCGGGTGTGGCCTTCATCGGCCCCACGCCTGCACAGATGCGTGCCTTTGGCCTGAAACATACGGCGCGTGAGCATGCCATCGCGTGCAAGGTACCTCTGGTACCCGGCACAGGGCTGCTGAGCAATGCCGCAGAAGCCATCGATGAGGCGGAACTCATCGGCTACCCAGTCATGCTCAAGAGCACCGCTGGCGGCGGCGGCATCGGCATGCGTCGTTGCGATGATGCTGAGTCTCTGCGGAACGCCTTCGAATCCGTGGTACGCCAGGGCACCGCGAGCTTCGGTGATGGTGGCGTGTTCATCGAGAAGTTCGTGGTCAATGCGCGCCACATCGAGGTGCAAATCTTTGGCGACGGCTTCGGCGGCGTCATCGCCCTCGGTGAGCGCGACTGCTCCACGCAACGCCGCAATCAGAAGGTCATCGAGGAAACGCCCGCACCAGGACTCGACGACGAGAAACGCCGCAATCTCTGGGATGCCGCCGTACGCCTCGCGAAGTCCGTGAACTACCGCTCCGCCGGCACCGTGGAATTTGTGTACGATGCGGATACCGGGAAGTTCTTTTTCCTGGAGGTGAACACGCGTCTGCAGGTGGAGCACACCGTCACGGAGGAAGTCACCGGTTTCGACCTCGTGGAGTGGATGATCCGCATCGCTGCCGGTGATGACATGAAGATCGAGGACATCTACATCGCACGCTACGGCTGTGCGATGCAGGCCCGCGTGTATGCGGAGGATCCCAACAAGGACTTCCAACCCTCCTGCGGCGTGCTCACGCACGTGAGCCTGCCGGAGGAATACGTGCGTTGCGATGGATGGGTGAGCGCCGGAACTGAGGTGACGCCTTTCTACGACCCACTGCTCGTGAAAATCATCGTTCACGGGGAGAATCGCGAGGACGCTCGCGCCCGTCTCATCGCCGCGCTGGAGGCTTCACGTCTCGCAGGCATTGAAACGAACCTCGCTTACCTGAAGCAGATTGCGGAAAGCGAACTCTTCAAGGAGGGTCGCATGACCACGCGTGCCTTGGGCGGCTTTGACTATCGCCCACGCACGGTGGATGTCCTTGCTGCTGGCACCATGACGACGGTGCAGGACTATCCCGGACGTCTCGGCTACTGGGAAGTCGGTGTGCCTCCATCAGGAGCCATGGACCCGTTGTCGCTTCGCATGGCCAACCGCCTTGTCGGCAACAACGAAGAGAAGGCCGGGCTGGAAATCACCGTGAGCGGTCCCACCCTGAAGTTCAACACGGACTCCCGCGTCGCCCTTACCGGGGCTGCCATGCCCGTGGAAGTGGATGGCGTTGCGGTGGAGTCATGGAGGCCCATCGACATCAAGGCCGGTCAGACGCTCAAGATTGGCGCTGCCAAGGGCGCGGGATGCCGTGCTTATCTCGCCGTGCAGGGTGGTTTTGATGTGCCTCTCTATCTCGGCAGCAGATCCACCTTTACCCTTGGGAATGTCGGCGGGCATGCTGGTCGTGCTTTGCGTCTGGGCGATGTGCTCGCCCTCGGCAGCATCAACCAGGCGACAGAAGCTCTCGCGGATGAAGAGGCACTTTCCAACCGTGCAAAGGCACTGGCGAACCTCTTCTCACTTGCCTCACGTCATACCCCCACCAGCGGAGGTGAACGTCTCTGGCATCTCGGGGTTCTCTACGGTCCCCATGGTGCGCCGGAGTTTTTCGTGCCGGAGGACATGGAAGTGTTCTTCACGACGGAGTGGGAAGTGCACTACAACTCCGCCCGTACCGGTGTGCGTCTCATTGGCCCGAAACCCAAGTGGGCACGTCCCGATGGTGGCGAAGCGGGCCTGCATCCCTCGAACATCCACGACAATGCGTATGGAGTGGGCTCGGTCGACTTCACGGGAGACATGCCGATTCTTCTTGGTCCCGATGGTCCCAGTCTTGGCGGCTTCGTCTGCCCTGCAGTGATTGTGCAGGCGGAGCTCTGGAAACTGGGTCAGTTGAAACCCGGTGACAAGGTCTGCTTCTGCAAGCTGGCCGAAGAGGAGGCCCGCTTGCTTCAGGAGCAGCAGGAGACCCTCATCGCGACGTTGAAGCTGGAATCCCCCGTGGAGCCCGGTCGCACGGAGCCTGAGGAAATCCCCCACACCACCGCTGTGCTGCGCACAATAACTGCGGAAGGCGATCGGCCGGAGATTGTGTATCGCCCTTCGGGTGACTGCTACCTGCTGGTGGAGTTTGGTCCTCTGGTGCTCGACATCCAGCTTCGCTTCTGGGCGCACGCCATCTATCTGGCGCTCGTGCGCAGGGACCATCCAGACATTCTCGATCTCACGCCGGGCATTCGCTCGCTGCAGATCCATTTCGACAACCAGGATCTCACGCTCAACGCCGTGATCGATCTTGTGGAAGAAGTGCGGCAAAATCTTCCCAGCATGGACCAGATGGAGGTGCCCTCACGCATCGTCCACCTGCCCCTCTCATGGGACGACCCTGCCACGCGCGAGGCTATTCAGAAGTACACGCAGTCCGTACGGCCAGATGCTCCGTGGTGCCCGAGCAACATCGAATTCATCCGCCGCATCAATGGTCTGGAGTCCCTCGATGAAGTGCAGCGCATCGTGCTCGGTGCCAGCTACCTCGTGATGGGCCTGGGTGATGTGTACCTGGGTGCGCCCGTAGCAACGCCGTTGGATCCACGCCATCGTCTGGTGACCACGAAGTACAATCCCGCCCGCACCTGGACCCCGGAGAATGCCGTGGGTATCGGCGGCGCTTATCTATGCATCTATGGCATGGAAGGTCCCGGTGGCTATCAGTTCGTTGGGCGCACCATCCAGATGTGGAATCGCTTCCGCGTCACCCAGTCCTTTGAGAAAGGCAAGCCATGGTTGCTTCGCTTCTTTGACCAGGTGCGTTTCTATCTCGTGAGCGCGGACGAGTTGCAGCAGCTTCGCCGGGATTTCCCGCAAGGGCGCTACACGCCACGCATTGAGGAGACCACCTTCAAGCTCTCGGACTATCATGAGTTCCTGCGCCGTGAAGATGTCAGCATTCGTGAATTCAAGGAGAAGCAGCAACGGGCCTTCGATGAAGAGCGCCAACGCTGGGCTGCGGCCGGCTTGAATGTCGCCAGCGCTTCCGAGACAGGACCGATAGAAGAAACGGCAGACTTCGTGCTCGAAGATGGTCATGAGGCCATCCAGAGCCCGGTAAATGGCAGCCTGTGGAAGCTCCTCGTGGCCGAGGGCGACCGCGTGGAGAGCGGCCAGACCGTGGCCCTGGTGGAAGCGATGAAAATGGAGATCCACGTCCACACACCGGTGGCGGGATTGGTATCCTCCGTGCTGGTACGAGAGAGCCAGTCGGTCTCCCCTGGCCAAACTCTTCTCGCCATTGCTCCATGA
- a CDS encoding urea amidolyase associated protein UAAP2, translating to MAASTSLLKESPLDPSCAAYDHTVLAGDHWLHPVKKGQVLRIVDVEGNQAADTLFYNLHEPLDRYSASDTIRRGHNLYLSTGTTLYSTRSHALLTIVADTCGRHDTLGGACSRESNTMRYSFDVEPMHACRDSFICGVQQWGHGMNKRDITCNINFFMNVPVTPDGGLSFADGISGPNRYVELRAEMDVMCLISNCPQLNNPCNAYNPTPVRVLIWD from the coding sequence ATGGCAGCCTCCACTTCATTGCTCAAAGAGTCCCCTCTCGACCCTTCCTGCGCGGCCTACGACCATACCGTGCTGGCTGGCGACCACTGGCTGCATCCCGTGAAGAAAGGCCAGGTCCTGCGCATCGTTGATGTGGAAGGAAATCAGGCGGCGGACACGCTCTTCTACAACCTTCACGAGCCGCTGGATCGCTACAGCGCCAGCGATACCATCCGCCGCGGGCACAATCTTTATTTATCCACCGGCACGACTCTGTACTCGACACGCAGCCATGCCCTGCTGACCATCGTCGCCGATACCTGCGGGAGGCATGACACCCTCGGTGGCGCCTGCTCCAGGGAAAGCAACACCATGCGCTACTCCTTCGATGTCGAACCCATGCACGCCTGCCGCGACAGCTTCATCTGTGGCGTGCAGCAGTGGGGCCACGGCATGAACAAGCGCGACATCACCTGCAACATCAACTTCTTCATGAATGTACCCGTGACCCCCGACGGCGGACTTTCCTTTGCCGACGGTATTTCAGGACCGAATCGCTACGTGGAACTGCGTGCCGAGATGGACGTGATGTGTCTCATCTCAAACTGCCCGCAGCTCAACAATCCCTGCAACGCGTACAACCCGACGCCGGTGAGGGTTCTCATCTGGGACTGA
- a CDS encoding urea amidolyase associated protein UAAP1, whose amino-acid sequence MEPIYEIELTGAGMWSRVISRGKTLRLTDLTGGANVGMLLYHAPERHERYNMPDTLKGQHIFYLRAPYGIHSDMGRLFASITGDTCGWHDTVCGTSDAELVEERYGVHNFQEARNEFYRNGRECFLIELAKWGLGERDLVPNINFFSKVVADVDGNLSYMEGHSKAGDHVDLRFEMDTLVVLNTCQHPLHPSTPYDPRPVKLSVFPNATPTMEDATMTVRPENARAYRNTLDYYLLSR is encoded by the coding sequence ATGGAACCCATCTACGAAATCGAACTCACCGGCGCGGGCATGTGGTCCCGGGTCATCTCCCGTGGCAAGACGCTGCGCCTCACCGACCTCACCGGTGGCGCCAATGTGGGCATGCTGCTCTACCACGCGCCCGAGCGCCACGAGCGCTACAACATGCCGGACACGCTGAAGGGCCAGCACATCTTCTACCTTCGCGCGCCTTATGGCATACACTCGGACATGGGTCGCCTCTTTGCCTCCATCACGGGAGACACGTGTGGCTGGCATGATACCGTGTGTGGCACCAGCGATGCGGAACTCGTGGAGGAACGCTACGGCGTGCACAACTTCCAGGAAGCGCGGAACGAATTCTACCGGAACGGACGCGAGTGCTTTTTGATTGAGCTCGCCAAGTGGGGGCTCGGTGAGCGTGACCTCGTGCCGAACATCAACTTCTTCAGCAAGGTGGTGGCGGATGTGGATGGCAATCTCTCCTACATGGAAGGCCACTCGAAGGCGGGCGACCACGTGGATCTGCGTTTCGAAATGGACACACTCGTGGTGCTGAATACGTGCCAGCATCCGCTGCACCCCTCCACGCCCTATGACCCACGCCCGGTGAAACTCAGCGTCTTCCCCAATGCGACTCCCACGATGGAAGACGCCACCATGACGGTACGCCCGGAGAATGCGCGCGCCTACCGCAACACCCTCGACTACTACCTGCTCTCCCGCTAA
- the nikR gene encoding nickel-responsive transcriptional regulator NikR: protein MPETSPSRPEPVQRISISLPVPLYKQFEEMMDERGFTNRSQAISEMMQQQISDYYSLKGDHLMAGTITLLYDHKKPGLKQQLSEIQYTHITEVISSLQVLLENSHTMEVLLVQGRAKTLRRIASELLACKGVLSGRFNLSRTILPPIQSPEVESEAA from the coding sequence ATGCCGGAAACCTCCCCCTCTCGTCCCGAGCCTGTACAGCGCATCTCCATTTCCCTGCCTGTCCCTCTGTACAAGCAGTTCGAGGAGATGATGGACGAGCGTGGCTTCACGAACCGTTCCCAGGCCATCTCGGAGATGATGCAACAGCAGATCTCAGACTACTACAGCCTGAAGGGAGACCATCTCATGGCCGGCACCATCACGCTGCTCTACGACCACAAGAAGCCCGGGCTGAAGCAGCAGCTCTCCGAAATCCAGTACACGCACATCACAGAGGTCATCAGCTCACTGCAGGTGCTGCTGGAGAACAGTCACACCATGGAGGTGCTCCTGGTGCAAGGAAGGGCAAAGACCTTGCGCCGTATTGCCAGCGAGCTGCTGGCTTGCAAGGGCGTGCTTAGCGGTCGCTTCAATCTCTCGCGCACCATCCTCCCGCCCATTCAATCTCCCGAAGTGGAATCCGAAGCTGCCTGA
- a CDS encoding ABC transporter substrate-binding protein, with translation MLKFILSKTKTLAVAALAGVAFFAPASQLAAAPLKIGYSDWPGWVAWEIGVKKGWFKEAGVDVEFVWMDYVKSMEAYAAGQLDAVCMTNGDALVTGATGKPSVGIVVNDFSNGNDMVIAKKGIDSVKALKGQTIGVEVGFVDHLLLLKGLELNGMTEKDVTLKNTPTNNTPQVLASGEVAAICAWQPNSGQALKVAPGSKAIFTSKDAPGLIYDLLYVDAASLKDKRAEWKKVVEVWYKIVAYMSEEKNLDEALVILAGRVGVTPAEYEPLLGGTMILKPDAVLKAWTKGEGLDSVYGSTKVVDAFNVKYEVYKEPAKTESYLDPSLTLEVLGKK, from the coding sequence ATGCTGAAATTCATCTTGTCCAAGACCAAGACCCTTGCCGTGGCCGCGCTTGCAGGCGTTGCCTTCTTTGCCCCCGCGTCGCAGCTCGCTGCCGCTCCATTGAAGATTGGCTACAGTGACTGGCCCGGCTGGGTTGCCTGGGAGATTGGTGTGAAGAAGGGCTGGTTCAAGGAGGCCGGTGTGGACGTGGAATTCGTGTGGATGGACTACGTGAAGTCCATGGAAGCCTATGCCGCTGGCCAGCTTGATGCCGTGTGCATGACGAATGGCGACGCCCTCGTGACAGGCGCCACCGGCAAGCCCTCCGTGGGCATCGTGGTCAATGACTTCTCCAACGGGAATGACATGGTCATCGCCAAGAAGGGCATCGACTCTGTAAAGGCGCTCAAGGGCCAGACCATCGGCGTGGAAGTGGGCTTTGTGGACCACCTGCTGCTGCTCAAGGGACTTGAGCTGAATGGCATGACCGAGAAGGACGTGACGCTGAAGAACACTCCGACCAACAACACGCCACAGGTCCTTGCCTCCGGTGAAGTCGCCGCCATCTGCGCCTGGCAGCCGAACTCGGGGCAGGCTTTGAAGGTCGCCCCGGGATCGAAGGCCATCTTCACCTCCAAGGATGCTCCTGGTCTCATCTATGACCTGCTCTATGTCGATGCCGCCAGCCTCAAGGACAAGCGTGCCGAGTGGAAGAAGGTGGTGGAGGTCTGGTACAAGATCGTGGCGTACATGTCCGAGGAGAAGAACCTCGACGAGGCTCTCGTCATTCTCGCCGGTCGCGTGGGCGTGACCCCCGCAGAGTACGAGCCACTGCTCGGAGGCACCATGATCCTCAAGCCGGATGCTGTGCTCAAGGCGTGGACGAAGGGCGAAGGTCTCGATTCCGTCTATGGCTCCACCAAGGTGGTGGATGCCTTCAATGTGAAGTACGAGGTCTACAAGGAGCCTGCCAAGACGGAGAGCTATCTCGACCCCTCCCTCACCTTGGAAGTGCTCGGCAAGAAGTAG
- a CDS encoding ABC transporter permease gives MGSDHLPPEPQKHREPWFAVRKDLDGTRSSALMTLSFVLPLLVWIVASYGPFWKALHEVQISAESPSVASVYVPGDRLAPEYFTPFQEAIRKDNAAVQTARDSGAPLEATARQNKKVVRQIFPLALAEGWVGKEDEANDDKLRTVWLKIASGESVPQKVVPSAENEKIIKANATLLAGAEWPTQALLKLVPQSRVSYDYPVYLVPPHKVFATAWADIKGKPEDAGAEEGTENKSDAKPLLVRYQESLRTISLGFLLAAVLAIPLGILAGTYSVFSRLLEPFTDFFRYMPAPTFGVVLMAIFGLEAAPKIMLVFIGTFPTALLVIANTTRQLDVSLLEAAQTLGANQKQLVTRVIIPGIMPTLYNDLRILIGCAWTWLVIAELLGFKSGLTEIIDTRGRRFQFEHVYPAILMIGLTGFFTDQFLGWLGRGLFPWAVRGHTPSARWFIRALTFLPGLAVAGIRKASAYAEKPTFPAVVPAEPASAAPEPSPLPAVTPTPRTTL, from the coding sequence ATGGGTTCTGACCATCTTCCTCCAGAACCTCAGAAGCATCGAGAGCCGTGGTTTGCCGTCCGGAAAGATCTGGACGGCACGCGGAGCTCGGCGCTGATGACGTTGTCATTTGTCCTGCCGTTGCTGGTATGGATTGTTGCCTCGTACGGTCCCTTCTGGAAGGCCCTGCATGAGGTGCAGATCTCCGCGGAGAGCCCCTCCGTGGCAAGTGTGTATGTGCCGGGCGACCGGCTCGCGCCGGAATACTTCACGCCATTTCAGGAGGCCATTCGCAAGGACAATGCCGCCGTGCAAACCGCGCGGGACTCGGGTGCCCCGCTGGAAGCCACCGCGCGACAGAACAAGAAAGTCGTGCGCCAGATCTTCCCGCTCGCCCTGGCGGAAGGCTGGGTCGGCAAGGAAGATGAGGCCAACGACGACAAGCTGCGCACCGTGTGGCTGAAGATTGCCAGCGGCGAGTCCGTGCCGCAGAAGGTGGTCCCCAGTGCGGAGAATGAAAAGATCATCAAGGCCAATGCCACGCTGCTCGCCGGCGCCGAGTGGCCCACGCAGGCGCTGCTGAAGCTGGTGCCGCAGTCGCGTGTCTCGTATGACTATCCGGTGTATCTCGTGCCTCCGCACAAGGTCTTCGCCACCGCATGGGCGGACATCAAAGGGAAACCGGAGGACGCTGGCGCGGAGGAGGGCACGGAGAACAAGTCCGACGCAAAGCCTCTGCTCGTGCGCTATCAGGAGTCGCTGCGCACCATCAGCCTTGGTTTCCTGCTCGCGGCGGTGCTGGCCATCCCGCTGGGCATTCTTGCGGGCACATACTCGGTCTTCTCAAGGCTGCTGGAGCCTTTCACAGACTTCTTCCGCTACATGCCGGCACCCACGTTCGGCGTGGTGTTGATGGCAATCTTCGGACTCGAAGCCGCGCCGAAGATCATGCTGGTCTTCATTGGTACGTTCCCGACGGCATTGCTGGTGATTGCGAATACTACGCGGCAGCTCGATGTCTCACTGCTGGAGGCGGCGCAGACGCTGGGTGCGAATCAGAAGCAGCTCGTCACGCGGGTGATCATCCCGGGCATCATGCCCACTCTGTACAATGACCTGCGCATCCTCATCGGCTGCGCGTGGACGTGGTTGGTGATTGCAGAGCTGCTCGGATTCAAGAGTGGCCTCACGGAGATCATCGATACCCGCGGCCGCCGCTTCCAGTTTGAGCATGTGTACCCAGCCATCTTGATGATTGGTCTCACAGGTTTCTTCACAGACCAGTTCCTTGGCTGGTTGGGACGAGGGCTGTTTCCATGGGCAGTGCGCGGTCATACACCCTCCGCGCGCTGGTTTATCCGTGCGCTTACGTTCTTGCCTGGCCTTGCCGTGGCCGGTATTCGCAAGGCCTCGGCTTATGCGGAGAAGCCCACTTTCCCGGCAGTTGTACCTGCGGAGCCGGCGTCAGCGGCACCCGAGCCATCACCTCTTCC